A part of Candidatus Zixiibacteriota bacterium genomic DNA contains:
- a CDS encoding NAD(P)-dependent oxidoreductase → MKGKRVLITGGAGFLGYHLAQQLPSKGVAFLAFNDIAPFFENEYPEGSLLVNVDVRDKEKMRALIRDNKIDIIVHAAAALPLWPRQEIMSTNINGTRNVLELAAELAVERVIYISSTAVYGVPDKHPLVESDPLVGVGAYGTTKIESERMCAQYRERGMCVPVIRPKTFIGTARLGVFQILYDWVDSGKRIPVIGSGENLYQLLEVTDLIDAIYLAGSVDPALANDVFNVGAQHFDKVKTDVGALCDFAGNGARVQPTPAALVKGTLAVFEFLRISPLYKWVYGTADKDSYVSTQKIEERLGWKSRFSNQDALIASHRWYLEHKDELAHVKSGVSHRVGWDQGILKLVKRFL, encoded by the coding sequence ATGAAAGGTAAGCGGGTCCTTATCACCGGCGGCGCCGGATTTCTCGGGTACCATCTCGCCCAGCAGCTCCCATCGAAAGGGGTTGCGTTTTTGGCGTTTAACGATATCGCGCCGTTTTTCGAAAACGAATACCCCGAAGGCAGCCTGCTGGTCAATGTCGACGTGCGCGACAAGGAGAAGATGCGCGCGCTGATCCGCGACAACAAAATCGACATCATCGTGCACGCCGCCGCGGCGCTGCCGCTCTGGCCCAGGCAGGAAATCATGTCGACCAATATCAACGGCACGCGCAACGTACTGGAACTGGCGGCCGAACTCGCCGTCGAACGCGTGATCTATATCTCGTCGACCGCGGTCTACGGGGTCCCGGACAAACACCCCCTGGTGGAATCCGACCCGCTGGTCGGTGTCGGGGCGTACGGGACGACCAAGATCGAGTCGGAGCGCATGTGCGCGCAGTACCGGGAGCGCGGCATGTGCGTGCCGGTGATTCGGCCCAAGACCTTTATCGGGACCGCGCGGCTCGGGGTGTTTCAGATCCTGTATGACTGGGTCGACTCCGGCAAGCGCATCCCGGTGATCGGCAGCGGCGAAAATCTGTACCAGCTGCTCGAGGTCACCGATCTGATCGATGCCATTTATCTTGCGGGGTCGGTCGATCCGGCGCTGGCCAACGACGTCTTCAATGTCGGCGCGCAGCATTTCGACAAGGTGAAAACGGATGTCGGGGCGTTGTGCGATTTCGCGGGCAACGGCGCCCGGGTGCAGCCCACTCCGGCCGCGCTCGTGAAAGGGACTCTGGCCGTGTTTGAATTTCTGCGGATTTCGCCGCTGTACAAATGGGTGTACGGCACGGCGGACAAAGACTCGTACGTGTCGACGCAGAAGATCGAGGAAAGGCTCGGCTGGAAATCGCGTTTCTCGAATCAGGACGCGCTGATTGCGTCGCACAGGTGGTACCTCGAACACAAGGACG
- a CDS encoding glutaredoxin family protein, which yields MQHEKLFLYYYPDRTEGVTDIVETARKYKLDLAVVNLKETTQVEADVLQWVDNRRDYLPLLRIGDEKIRGFFFAPRGALLVRLFGDTIDHRAAPSGAVTIYTTSTCGGCRALTGWLAMVGLEFTVVDIDRVDGLADRLIRWSGGRRIVPTVEFEHTSRLFNPGIPLMSRYLARR from the coding sequence ATGCAGCACGAAAAGCTGTTTTTATACTACTACCCGGACCGGACCGAGGGCGTCACTGATATTGTCGAAACCGCGCGGAAATACAAGCTCGACCTTGCGGTTGTCAATCTCAAGGAAACGACTCAGGTCGAGGCCGACGTTTTGCAGTGGGTCGACAACAGGCGCGACTACCTGCCGTTGCTTCGTATCGGCGATGAAAAGATCCGAGGCTTCTTCTTTGCGCCACGGGGCGCGCTGCTGGTGCGCTTGTTCGGCGATACCATCGACCACCGGGCCGCTCCCTCCGGCGCCGTGACGATCTACACAACCTCGACCTGCGGCGGCTGCAGGGCGCTGACCGGCTGGCTGGCCATGGTCGGACTCGAATTCACCGTCGTCGATATCGACCGCGTCGACGGTCTCGCCGACCGGCTGATACGATGGTCCGGCGGGCGACGGATCGTGCCGACCGTCGAGTTCGAACACACCTCGCGGCTGTTCAATCCCGGTATTCCCCTCATGAGCCGGTATCTGGCTCGTCGATAA